The Thiosulfativibrio zosterae genome has a window encoding:
- a CDS encoding type II toxin-antitoxin system RelE/ParE family toxin, with the protein MSYKLTHEAAQDIESLLFHGMLNFGIELAINYHQRLFQMFELIAQFPEISRERIELSPPCRIHPFSSHIIIYTVDKHGDIVIVRVRHQHEDWIQDYS; encoded by the coding sequence ATGAGTTACAAACTCACTCACGAAGCCGCACAAGATATCGAGTCTTTATTGTTTCACGGAATGCTAAACTTTGGTATTGAATTGGCAATAAACTACCATCAAAGATTATTTCAGATGTTCGAGCTGATTGCTCAATTTCCTGAAATCAGCAGAGAACGCATAGAATTAAGTCCTCCTTGTAGAATTCACCCCTTCAGTTCCCACATCATTATTTACACAGTCGACAAGCATGGCGACATAGTGATTGTTCGGGTAAGACATCAGCATGAAGACTGGATTCAAGATTACTCATAA
- a CDS encoding NAD(P)/FAD-dependent oxidoreductase yields the protein MSEVSVLKPKILIVGGGAGGLELATRLGNSLGKRQLAEITLIDQYRVHLWKPLLHEVVAGSLDTGMEALSYRAHSADNHYYFRMGSLIGLDKDAKKITLAPLLDHHGKQVLGERQLDYDYLVIAVGARSNDFGIEGVRDHCFTLDNAHEAEDFHLSFLNKFLQFSETGNETDAVHIAIVGAGATGVELSAELYNAVDRLEQFGVKKVHHSSLKVTLIEAAPRILPVLPESLSEKAQQTLTDLGVDIQTQVTVKKVAENQLSMVKNDQASTLNADFLVWAAGVQAPPFLSTLGLPTNRIHQIEITPTLTVKGEDAIFAIGDCAFLLNNPDGTLENPRPVPPTAQAAHQMAEVLAMNLAAKINNQPVTPFVYNDHGSLVSLSRFQTLGSLIDSLFKKNLMVEGKLAHWAYASLYRQHQFTLHGFWKTLGLILANIIEKRLKPRLKLY from the coding sequence ATGTCGGAAGTTTCTGTTTTAAAACCCAAAATTCTCATCGTTGGCGGCGGCGCGGGTGGACTGGAACTGGCGACCCGTTTAGGCAATTCTTTAGGCAAACGCCAACTCGCAGAAATTACCCTCATTGACCAATATCGTGTGCATCTTTGGAAACCGCTGTTGCATGAAGTGGTGGCGGGTTCTTTAGACACCGGCATGGAGGCGCTGAGTTATCGGGCGCACTCGGCTGACAACCACTATTACTTTCGCATGGGTTCATTGATTGGGTTAGACAAAGATGCTAAAAAAATCACTCTTGCCCCTTTGCTAGATCACCACGGCAAGCAGGTGTTAGGCGAGCGCCAACTGGATTACGATTATTTGGTGATTGCGGTGGGTGCGCGTTCTAATGACTTTGGCATTGAGGGCGTGCGCGACCATTGTTTTACCCTAGACAATGCCCATGAAGCAGAAGACTTTCACCTCTCTTTTCTCAATAAGTTTTTGCAATTTTCAGAAACCGGTAATGAAACCGATGCGGTGCATATTGCCATAGTCGGTGCGGGTGCAACGGGCGTGGAGTTGTCTGCCGAGCTGTATAATGCGGTCGATCGCTTAGAACAATTTGGGGTTAAAAAAGTTCATCACAGCAGTTTAAAAGTGACCTTAATTGAAGCGGCTCCCCGAATTCTACCCGTGCTACCCGAAAGCCTGTCTGAGAAAGCACAGCAGACTTTAACTGACTTGGGGGTCGATATTCAAACCCAAGTCACCGTTAAAAAAGTCGCCGAAAACCAGCTTTCCATGGTTAAAAATGACCAGGCCTCTACCCTAAATGCCGACTTTTTGGTGTGGGCAGCCGGCGTGCAAGCACCGCCGTTTTTAAGCACTTTGGGCTTACCCACCAATCGAATCCATCAAATTGAAATCACCCCGACCTTAACTGTTAAAGGGGAAGATGCCATTTTTGCGATAGGTGACTGTGCCTTTTTGTTAAACAACCCCGATGGCACCCTAGAAAACCCCAGACCTGTGCCACCCACCGCCCAAGCGGCGCATCAAATGGCAGAAGTGTTGGCGATGAATTTGGCGGCCAAAATCAACAATCAACCCGTAACGCCCTTTGTGTATAACGACCATGGTTCGTTGGTGTCGCTCAGTCGTTTCCAAACGCTGGGCAGTTTAATCGACTCTCTTTTCAAAAAGAATTTAATGGTCGAAGGCAAATTAGCGCATTGGGCTTATGCCAGCTTGTATCGCCAACATCAGTTTACCTTGCACGGTTTTTGGAAAACACTGGGCTTAATATTGGCCAATATTATAGAAAAACGCCTCAAACCCAGATTAAAACTCTATTAA
- a CDS encoding Dyp-type peroxidase, with translation MHTPQPAIFNETAKHYHYLEFQITQFEGFSQHLKTALAGLKPSERMVSFGRQAWLNLTQNLPNLSLPESLVDFTTINGLEGHTALGTQTDLFIWLQGDSLAQVFQSAMAIENALRPVAELVFDERGFDYFNSMDLIGFEDGTANPKTTELKTAAAIIPMGQPGAGGSLVLCQQWLHNLSAWNQVPVSCQEKIVGRTKDTNEELEGDAMPSNSHVSRTDLKVDGVGMKIYRRSTPFGNLHQNGLMFLAFACDLKRFTTQLDSMYGLADGQIDQLMNYSKAIRGGYWFAPSEEDLAQLLQTNP, from the coding sequence ATGCACACCCCACAACCCGCTATTTTTAATGAAACAGCCAAACACTATCATTACCTAGAGTTTCAAATTACCCAATTTGAGGGCTTTAGCCAACACCTCAAAACCGCTTTAGCAGGCCTTAAGCCGTCAGAAAGAATGGTCAGTTTTGGACGCCAGGCCTGGTTAAATTTAACCCAAAACTTGCCTAATTTGAGTCTGCCAGAAAGCTTAGTTGACTTTACCACCATCAACGGGCTTGAGGGTCACACGGCCCTTGGCACCCAAACCGATCTATTTATTTGGCTACAAGGCGACTCGCTGGCGCAAGTTTTCCAAAGCGCCATGGCCATCGAAAATGCATTGCGCCCAGTGGCTGAGTTGGTGTTTGATGAACGCGGATTTGATTATTTTAATTCGATGGATTTAATCGGTTTTGAAGACGGCACCGCCAACCCCAAAACCACTGAGCTTAAAACCGCAGCCGCCATTATCCCCATGGGGCAACCGGGTGCGGGCGGCAGCTTGGTCTTGTGCCAACAATGGCTACATAATTTAAGCGCTTGGAACCAAGTACCTGTTTCATGCCAAGAAAAAATTGTGGGGCGTACCAAAGACACCAATGAAGAACTCGAAGGCGATGCCATGCCCAGCAATTCCCATGTAAGCCGCACCGATTTAAAAGTGGATGGCGTTGGCATGAAAATCTATCGTCGCTCGACACCCTTTGGCAATCTGCACCAAAATGGTTTAATGTTTTTGGCATTTGCCTGCGACCTTAAACGCTTCACCACCCAGCTAGACAGCATGTATGGCCTAGCTGACGGGCAAATCGACCAGCTGATGAACTATTCAAAAGCCATTAGAGGCGGTTACTGGTTTGCACCCTCAGAAGAAGATTTGGCGCAACTGCTCCAAACAAACCCCTAA
- a CDS encoding type II toxin-antitoxin system VapC family toxin — translation MVSNFTNLQYLLDSNLISEPTKPKPCLNVIQKLNLNERMMGVPSLVIHEMQYGYLKMPEGQRKNAIAEYLKGVVSLLPVLNYDEKSARIHAEIRAHLQTQGMTLPFVDGQIAAIAIANGLTLVTRNTQDFQRIPGIRLENWFS, via the coding sequence ATGGTAAGCAACTTTACAAATCTACAATATCTGCTCGACTCCAACCTTATCTCAGAACCCACCAAGCCAAAACCTTGTCTAAATGTCATTCAAAAGCTTAATCTCAATGAGCGTATGATGGGCGTTCCTTCATTGGTCATCCATGAAATGCAATACGGCTACCTAAAAATGCCGGAAGGACAACGCAAAAATGCGATCGCTGAGTATTTAAAAGGCGTTGTCAGTCTATTGCCCGTATTAAATTACGATGAAAAATCTGCGCGTATCCATGCTGAAATTCGCGCTCATTTGCAGACCCAAGGAATGACCCTGCCCTTTGTAGATGGGCAAATTGCCGCTATTGCAATTGCCAATGGTTTAACTTTAGTCACTCGCAATACCCAAGACTTTCAAAGAATACCCGGCATTCGATTAGAAAATTGGTTTTCATAG
- a CDS encoding type II toxin-antitoxin system Phd/YefM family antitoxin: MIQQSINEISHHFSQVIQTLETDREAVGVTKQGELCAIILPVDQFIPQQSFGEKLNHWLAQNQTSLSQDNPFETTRDTSSGRDFSW, encoded by the coding sequence ATGATTCAACAATCTATTAATGAAATCAGTCACCATTTTAGTCAAGTCATTCAAACTTTAGAAACAGATCGCGAAGCCGTTGGCGTCACCAAACAAGGTGAACTCTGTGCCATTATTTTGCCGGTTGATCAATTTATTCCCCAACAAAGTTTTGGCGAAAAGTTGAATCATTGGTTAGCACAAAACCAAACTTCATTATCTCAAGACAACCCTTTTGAAACGACTCGCGACACCTCATCTGGGCGAGACTTTTCATGGTAA
- a CDS encoding efflux RND transporter permease subunit, producing MWLSDTAVKRPVLATVVSLLLLAFGLMAFDRMSLREYPNVDPPIVNITTNYLGASASVVESRITKIIENRISGVAGIQSIESTSSDGRSSIKVEFGINNDIDNAANDIRDRIARIMDNLPEQADPPEVQKVDGDESVILWLNLNSDRMSVPQLTDYAERYLLDRFSVLDGVANVRIGGGQSLALRIWLDPAKMATYNLSTQDIETQLRAANIELPIGSIQGQHVQFSVQSDKPLKTVEDFQNLVIKQAQPLGQILLKDIAKVTLGSIENRRLFKGNGQPMVGIGIIKQSTANTLTVAKLARERRIEINKTLPEGLHLAESFDASVFVDQAINEVFKTLFIALGLVALVMLLFLKSWRAALVPIVTLPVSLIATFWILWMLGFSINLLTLLALVLAIGLVVDDAIVVLENTQRHIEKGYTPLAAAFLGTRQVGFAVVATTLVLVAVFLPIGFLEGQIGRLFSEFAITLSVAVIFSSWVALTLSPALASFILKAKKPKLIPTANKRRFKPSLFKKWLVKSLRYPLIGLAFFVTIMGAGFYYGQQIAQEYVPSEDRGVFYVQVKGPEGATFEYMTSYMTEIENRLMYLTENGEAKRLLIRAPRSFSNSEIFNSGFVIVVLNDWSVRRPAADIMKEVRKKLGDLSGVKAVPVMRSPIGGRVQPPVQFVIGGNSYAQLEDWKALMDKAIRDNNPGLNSIDWDYEPNKPQVRLSIDYNKAASLGISYQALSETLQVLLGGKKVTTFPYEGEEYDIYLKAEHELFQSPKDLEALYIRSATSQQMIPLAAFATLTTEGVASSLNRYNRVRSMTLTAKLDEGYSLGDALTYLNQLSRKTLPEEAVIAYKGDSKDFLTSSNAFYFVFLFGIAVIFLVLSAQFESFLHPFVILMTVPLALAGGLFALYSYGMTLNIYSQIALVLLIGLATKNGILIVEFANQLRDRGLSHKRALIAATQLRLRPILMTSVTTVVGTIPLILSSGAGAETRYILGIVLFWGVAFSTLLTLWIIPTIYSLLTRHSGSPLARTHALEQQLENNKNHQNQA from the coding sequence ATGTGGCTATCTGATACCGCTGTTAAACGCCCCGTGCTGGCCACGGTGGTTTCTTTGTTATTGCTCGCCTTTGGGTTAATGGCGTTTGACCGCATGAGCCTGCGTGAATATCCCAATGTGGACCCACCGATTGTCAATATCACCACCAACTATCTCGGTGCCTCCGCCAGCGTGGTCGAAAGTCGCATTACCAAAATCATCGAAAACCGTATTTCGGGGGTGGCGGGCATTCAATCCATTGAATCCACCTCCAGCGATGGACGCTCCAGCATTAAGGTGGAGTTTGGCATTAACAACGACATAGACAATGCCGCTAACGATATTCGCGATCGTATTGCTCGCATTATGGACAACCTGCCCGAACAAGCCGATCCACCAGAAGTGCAAAAAGTGGATGGCGATGAAAGCGTTATTTTGTGGCTTAACCTCAACAGTGATCGGATGAGCGTGCCACAGCTAACCGACTATGCCGAACGCTATTTGCTCGACCGGTTTTCGGTACTCGATGGCGTTGCCAATGTGCGCATCGGTGGCGGCCAATCACTGGCATTACGCATTTGGCTCGACCCCGCCAAAATGGCCACCTATAACCTCAGCACCCAAGACATCGAAACCCAACTGCGTGCCGCTAATATTGAATTGCCTATCGGCTCAATTCAAGGCCAACATGTACAATTCAGTGTGCAGTCAGACAAACCCTTAAAAACCGTTGAAGACTTCCAAAACTTAGTCATTAAACAAGCCCAACCTTTGGGTCAAATCCTGCTGAAAGACATTGCCAAAGTCACCCTTGGATCGATTGAAAATCGCCGACTTTTTAAAGGCAATGGTCAGCCGATGGTCGGTATCGGGATTATCAAACAATCCACCGCCAATACGCTTACGGTTGCCAAACTGGCGCGTGAACGCCGCATCGAAATCAATAAAACCCTCCCCGAAGGGCTGCACTTGGCCGAAAGTTTTGATGCCTCGGTGTTTGTAGACCAAGCCATTAACGAAGTGTTTAAAACCCTGTTCATCGCCCTTGGCCTGGTGGCTTTGGTGATGTTACTTTTCTTAAAAAGTTGGCGTGCCGCTTTGGTACCCATCGTCACCTTACCCGTGTCGCTCATTGCCACCTTTTGGATCTTGTGGATGCTCGGTTTCTCCATCAATCTGCTCACTTTGTTAGCCTTAGTCTTGGCAATTGGTTTGGTGGTGGATGATGCCATCGTCGTGTTGGAAAACACCCAACGCCACATCGAAAAAGGCTACACCCCGCTTGCCGCCGCCTTTTTGGGCACGCGCCAAGTTGGTTTTGCCGTGGTCGCCACCACCTTGGTATTGGTCGCGGTTTTCTTACCCATTGGCTTTTTAGAAGGCCAAATCGGCCGCTTGTTTTCAGAGTTTGCCATCACGCTCTCTGTGGCGGTTATTTTCTCGAGTTGGGTAGCCTTAACCCTGTCGCCTGCCTTGGCATCGTTTATTTTAAAAGCCAAAAAGCCCAAACTGATCCCCACTGCAAACAAGCGCCGTTTTAAACCTTCCCTGTTTAAAAAATGGCTGGTTAAAAGCCTGCGTTATCCGCTGATTGGCTTGGCTTTTTTTGTGACCATTATGGGCGCTGGTTTTTATTACGGACAACAAATTGCCCAAGAATATGTGCCCTCTGAAGACCGTGGGGTTTTCTATGTGCAGGTCAAAGGCCCCGAAGGCGCTACCTTTGAATACATGACCAGCTACATGACCGAAATCGAAAATCGGCTGATGTATCTCACCGAAAACGGTGAGGCCAAGCGCCTATTGATTCGTGCGCCACGCTCCTTTAGCAACAGCGAAATCTTTAACAGCGGTTTTGTCATTGTCGTGTTAAACGACTGGTCGGTGCGTCGCCCTGCGGCCGATATTATGAAAGAAGTCCGTAAAAAACTCGGCGACCTAAGCGGTGTTAAAGCCGTGCCTGTGATGCGCTCCCCCATTGGCGGGCGTGTGCAACCGCCGGTGCAATTTGTGATCGGTGGCAATAGTTATGCGCAACTCGAGGACTGGAAAGCCTTAATGGACAAGGCAATTCGTGACAACAACCCAGGCCTTAACTCCATTGACTGGGATTATGAACCCAACAAACCTCAAGTGCGCCTCAGCATTGACTATAACAAAGCCGCCTCACTGGGCATTTCTTACCAAGCCCTTAGTGAAACCCTGCAAGTATTATTAGGCGGTAAAAAAGTCACCACCTTCCCTTATGAGGGCGAAGAATACGACATTTATCTCAAAGCCGAACATGAGCTGTTTCAATCGCCCAAAGATTTAGAAGCCCTTTATATTCGCTCAGCAACCAGCCAGCAAATGATTCCCCTAGCCGCCTTTGCGACCTTAACCACGGAAGGCGTTGCCTCTAGCCTTAATCGTTACAATCGGGTGCGTTCCATGACACTGACCGCCAAATTAGACGAAGGCTATTCGTTGGGCGATGCACTGACTTACCTCAACCAACTCTCGCGTAAAACCTTGCCAGAAGAAGCCGTGATTGCCTACAAGGGCGATTCCAAAGATTTCCTTACCTCAAGCAATGCGTTTTATTTTGTGTTCTTGTTTGGGATAGCGGTTATCTTTTTGGTGCTCTCCGCACAATTTGAAAGTTTCTTGCATCCGTTTGTGATTTTAATGACTGTGCCTTTAGCCTTAGCCGGCGGACTCTTTGCGCTTTACAGTTATGGCATGACACTCAATATTTACAGTCAAATTGCCTTGGTGTTACTCATCGGTTTGGCAACCAAGAACGGTATCTTGATTGTGGAGTTTGCCAACCAATTGCGCGACCGCGGCCTGTCGCACAAACGCGCGCTGATTGCCGCCACGCAATTGCGTTTACGACCCATCCTCATGACCAGCGTCACCACTGTGGTGGGTACCATTCCGCTCATTTTATCCAGCGGCGCTGGCGCTGAAACCCGCTATATTTTGGGCATTGTATTGTTTTGGGGCGTGGCCTTTTCAACCCTGCTCACGCTGTGGATTATCCCAACCATTTACAGCCTATTAACACGCCACAGCGGTTCGCCTTTGGCCCGAACTCACGCGCTAGAACAACAACTTGAAAACAACAAAAACCATCAAAATCAGGCCTAA
- a CDS encoding efflux RND transporter periplasmic adaptor subunit, giving the protein MLPKLGFLSVKTPKLSVFVGVSLLSLLSFPTFVWAEKPPVAVIAYQVTPITQTATLNALGRLQAKQSVDLAATVTERIQSMSFSEGQSVKKGQLLIELDAQEENAQLEEAKALAAEAQRQYQRVKDIENKGSVTQSMIDEKYRQWQTAQAQIKVIEARLADRRIIAPFDGQLGFSQFSVGALVTPGNKIVSLDDTSEMYLDLFVATRYLSQLNIGLPITLTAPAFPKQTFSGKIIAISPRLEADLRLIKVRALIANPQQQLKTNMSVQARLQLSPQTQLRVPNTALIMLGDQTFVYQLLADQNNTYKTKKTLIKLGEMGVSSSEVVEGLKADSLVVSQGVLSLKPNKPVTIKAIETGQSQEDLLKPKAKKSDAAPSKTAQPAPEAL; this is encoded by the coding sequence ATGCTGCCCAAACTGGGATTTTTATCTGTCAAAACGCCAAAGTTGTCTGTTTTTGTTGGGGTGAGCTTACTCAGCCTTCTGAGCTTTCCTACTTTTGTATGGGCTGAAAAACCGCCTGTTGCAGTGATTGCCTATCAAGTCACGCCCATTACCCAAACAGCCACGCTCAATGCACTCGGTCGATTACAAGCCAAACAATCGGTTGACCTAGCCGCCACCGTGACCGAAAGAATCCAAAGTATGTCTTTCAGTGAAGGCCAAAGTGTTAAAAAAGGTCAGCTTTTGATTGAACTGGATGCCCAAGAAGAAAATGCCCAATTGGAAGAAGCCAAGGCACTGGCTGCCGAAGCGCAACGCCAATATCAACGCGTTAAAGACATCGAAAATAAAGGGTCGGTGACGCAATCAATGATTGACGAAAAATATCGTCAGTGGCAAACCGCTCAGGCACAAATTAAAGTGATTGAAGCGCGCTTGGCCGACCGCCGCATTATCGCCCCGTTTGATGGGCAATTGGGTTTTAGCCAATTTTCGGTGGGGGCGCTGGTCACCCCCGGCAATAAAATTGTGAGCCTAGACGACACCAGCGAAATGTATCTGGATTTATTTGTGGCGACCCGCTATTTATCCCAATTAAACATCGGACTGCCCATCACCCTAACCGCACCGGCGTTTCCCAAGCAAACCTTTAGCGGCAAAATCATTGCCATCTCACCACGCCTCGAAGCCGATCTGCGTTTGATCAAAGTCAGAGCGCTGATTGCCAACCCGCAACAACAGCTTAAAACCAATATGTCGGTGCAAGCCCGTTTGCAACTTAGCCCACAAACCCAACTGCGCGTGCCCAATACCGCCTTAATCATGTTGGGCGACCAAACCTTTGTTTATCAACTATTGGCGGACCAAAACAACACCTATAAAACCAAAAAAACACTGATTAAACTCGGTGAAATGGGGGTTTCTAGCAGTGAAGTGGTCGAAGGTTTAAAAGCCGACAGCTTGGTGGTTAGCCAAGGCGTATTAAGTTTAAAACCTAATAAACCGGTCACTATCAAAGCCATCGAAACAGGTCAATCGCAAGAAGACTTGCTCAAACCCAAGGCTAAAAAATCTGATGCCGCCCCTTCTAAAACCGCACAACCCGCTCCTGAGGCTTTATAA
- a CDS encoding bifunctional diguanylate cyclase/phosphodiesterase — translation MALFHSLRSRLLLLLLSAVFVVTLIITWISVKQGQTMIEANRAELLHQLASGMAFQLNKDMQSRGNEIQMLTALSDIQNPQVSMTQKRAIFEKMRKAYPYYAWIGMTDDQGNILAGTDNLLVGKSVAKRSWFLEGSKGLHLGSVHDAFLLAKIMPKPKWDDLPLRLVDVSAPIKDENGKLLGVICGHLGWDWAFEMRHKLLSSSNLQHVNLMVAKADGSLLMGTEKLPSGAFNLSGLAAFDQALLSEHQGFAIENWPDNHTYMTSVVYEQSPENAMLQWVVVAQEKMQDVTAVVNDLKVKIILLLLVMMLVLWAVVWRVVSGSTRHLEKLTAAADGIQKGDMDIRIPTVKQQDEVGILANSLSTLVHTLQDEIREKTQVAQALQLMARVHDDSPQGIMITDANQHILSINQAFIDVTGYTEADVLGKTPIILRSGRQDKVFYEKLWHTLNREGRWQGEIWNRSKSGEVFPEWLLISTLKNEQNEVTHYIAIFSDITDKKQAEQQLVFLANHDVLTQLPNRRLLQDTINRFIQFHPKDEVSQITPQVGVIFLDLDFFKSINDSLGHLVGDQLLKVIADTLNAQFKSPNLVARFGGDEFVIFMAGILDDQQLIYAAESVVSCFEKPFKVGDYSLQIGLTMGMSVYPRDGSTAESLISAADTAMYDIKRNHRRSYQFYSLMMREAAYEKLSMENDLKLALANHEFYLVYQPQVSMQGYQLSGLEALIRWQHPSRGLVSPKHFIPVLEEMGLIEEVGLWVVREALKQYQIWLAAYPIQHVSISINLSAVQLRNPKLTDMLQKEVKASNVLCKQVIFEVTESVMVDEDVRIRKELNTLQENGCHFALDDYGTGYSNLAYIDQFNLSELKIDQAFIQKMQNHATDRLIIHHTIEMAKALGMKVVAEGVEMASQMALLSAYPEIFIQGYYFDRPLSAEQMTQRLETRADLVWEPALKTLN, via the coding sequence ATGGCGCTTTTTCATTCTCTGCGCAGTCGTTTGTTACTGCTTTTGTTGAGTGCGGTTTTTGTGGTTACCCTCATCATCACTTGGATTTCGGTGAAACAAGGTCAAACGATGATTGAAGCCAATCGTGCCGAATTATTGCATCAATTAGCCAGTGGTATGGCGTTTCAGCTGAATAAAGACATGCAGAGTCGCGGTAATGAAATTCAAATGCTGACCGCCTTGTCCGATATTCAAAACCCGCAAGTTTCTATGACTCAAAAACGCGCCATCTTTGAAAAAATGCGTAAGGCTTATCCTTATTATGCTTGGATCGGCATGACCGATGACCAGGGTAATATTTTGGCCGGCACAGACAACTTATTGGTGGGCAAAAGTGTCGCTAAACGCAGTTGGTTTTTAGAAGGTTCAAAAGGCCTGCATTTAGGCAGTGTGCATGACGCTTTTTTACTGGCCAAAATCATGCCTAAGCCAAAATGGGATGATTTACCCTTGCGTTTGGTGGATGTATCAGCGCCGATAAAAGATGAAAACGGCAAACTGTTAGGCGTGATTTGTGGGCATTTAGGTTGGGACTGGGCGTTTGAAATGCGCCATAAGTTATTGTCATCCTCCAACTTACAGCATGTCAATTTGATGGTTGCCAAGGCTGATGGCTCTTTGTTGATGGGTACAGAAAAACTGCCTTCTGGGGCATTTAACCTCAGTGGTTTAGCCGCATTTGATCAGGCCTTATTAAGCGAACACCAAGGCTTTGCCATAGAAAATTGGCCAGACAATCACACCTATATGACCTCGGTGGTTTATGAGCAGTCACCGGAAAATGCCATGTTGCAATGGGTTGTGGTGGCTCAAGAAAAAATGCAAGATGTCACTGCCGTGGTGAATGATTTAAAAGTGAAAATCATCCTGCTGTTACTGGTGATGATGTTGGTATTGTGGGCTGTGGTTTGGCGCGTGGTGTCTGGCTCAACACGCCATTTAGAAAAGCTGACCGCGGCTGCCGATGGTATTCAAAAAGGCGATATGGATATTCGCATTCCCACCGTTAAACAACAAGATGAAGTTGGCATTTTGGCCAACTCCTTATCAACACTGGTTCATACTTTGCAAGACGAAATTCGCGAAAAAACCCAAGTGGCGCAAGCCTTACAGTTGATGGCTCGAGTGCATGATGACAGTCCGCAAGGCATCATGATTACCGATGCTAATCAACACATTTTAAGTATTAACCAAGCCTTTATTGATGTTACCGGTTATACCGAAGCCGATGTGCTGGGTAAAACACCGATCATCTTGCGTTCTGGTCGCCAAGATAAAGTTTTTTATGAAAAATTATGGCACACCCTCAATCGCGAAGGTCGTTGGCAAGGTGAAATTTGGAATCGCTCAAAATCTGGTGAAGTGTTTCCTGAGTGGTTGCTAATCAGCACCTTAAAGAACGAGCAAAATGAAGTCACCCATTACATTGCCATTTTTTCAGACATTACCGATAAAAAACAGGCCGAACAACAGCTGGTGTTTTTAGCCAATCACGATGTTTTAACGCAATTACCCAACCGCCGTTTATTGCAAGACACCATCAATCGTTTTATTCAATTTCACCCCAAAGATGAAGTTTCTCAGATCACCCCTCAAGTCGGGGTCATCTTTTTGGATTTGGACTTTTTTAAATCCATTAATGACTCTCTAGGACATTTGGTGGGTGACCAACTCTTAAAAGTGATTGCAGATACCCTAAATGCACAATTTAAATCTCCCAATCTGGTGGCGCGCTTTGGGGGTGATGAGTTTGTGATTTTTATGGCAGGCATACTGGATGATCAGCAATTGATTTACGCGGCTGAAAGTGTGGTGAGTTGTTTTGAGAAGCCCTTTAAAGTGGGCGATTATTCGCTGCAAATTGGTTTAACCATGGGCATGAGTGTTTACCCACGAGATGGCAGCACGGCAGAAAGTTTGATTTCTGCCGCCGACACAGCCATGTACGACATTAAACGCAATCACCGCAGAAGTTATCAATTTTACAGTTTGATGATGCGCGAAGCGGCCTATGAAAAACTGAGCATGGAAAATGATTTAAAACTCGCCCTAGCCAATCATGAGTTTTACTTGGTGTATCAACCTCAGGTATCTATGCAAGGTTATCAACTGAGCGGTTTAGAGGCTTTAATTCGTTGGCAACATCCAAGCCGAGGCTTGGTTTCACCTAAGCATTTTATTCCCGTCTTAGAAGAGATGGGCTTGATTGAAGAAGTGGGGCTTTGGGTGGTTCGTGAGGCCTTAAAGCAATACCAAATTTGGTTAGCGGCTTACCCCATTCAACATGTGTCCATTTCGATTAACTTATCTGCCGTACAATTACGCAATCCTAAACTCACTGACATGTTGCAAAAAGAAGTTAAAGCGTCAAATGTCTTGTGTAAGCAGGTGATTTTTGAAGTAACCGAATCGGTGATGGTCGATGAGGATGTGCGTATTCGTAAAGAGTTAAATACGCTACAAGAAAATGGCTGTCATTTTGCCTTAGATGATTATGGGACTGGTTATTCTAATTTGGCTTATATTGACCAATTTAACTTGTCTGAATTGAAAATCGATCAGGCCTTTATTCAAAAAATGCAAAACCATGCGACCGACCGTTTGATTATTCATCACACCATAGAAATGGCCAAAGCCTTAGGCATGAAAGTGGTTGCTGAAGGGGTAGAAATGGCCTCACAAATGGCGTTGCTCAGCGCTTATCCTGAGATTTTCATTCAGGGTTATTACTTTGACCGTCCATTGAGTGCAGAACAAATGACTCAGCGCCTAGAAACTCGTGCTGATTTGGTGTGGGAACCAGCGCTAAAAACGCTGAATTAA